In the Bacillus tuaregi genome, one interval contains:
- a CDS encoding VOC family protein — protein sequence MICKMEHVAIMVRDMEQSIRFYSETFGFNVRLRGNKLDREMVFLYLEAQPDMEIELIQEKTGATEYSETGIVNHLAFTVENMEETIQFLKEKEIILPSEQVKPTLEGGRMILFHGPNRELLQLIEKVK from the coding sequence ATGATATGTAAAATGGAGCATGTGGCCATTATGGTACGTGATATGGAACAATCGATTCGTTTTTATTCGGAGACTTTTGGTTTTAACGTCAGACTCCGCGGTAATAAACTGGATCGAGAGATGGTTTTTTTGTATCTCGAAGCACAACCAGATATGGAGATTGAACTGATACAAGAGAAAACAGGAGCTACCGAGTACAGTGAAACAGGAATCGTGAATCACCTTGCATTTACAGTTGAAAACATGGAGGAAACGATTCAGTTTTTAAAGGAAAAAGAAATCATTCTTCCTTCTGAACAAGTAAAGCCAACATTGGAAGGCGGACGCATGATTCTCTTTCATGGTCCTAATAGGGAGTTGCTGCAATTAATAGAAAAAGTAAAATAA
- a CDS encoding catechol 2,3-dioxygenase: MARIMRLGRVELAVLDLDKSVEYYTKVIGLEETGRMGNSVYLKAWDEFDHHSLILTQSNKAGLVHLAFKVETLDDLAYYERKIEEFGCTTTRISSHTRLAEGEAVHFILPTGHHCELYHEIGFLGSSVGTLNPHPWPLEAVGIAPHRVDHCLLTGDDLKTVTRFFIEALNFRQSERITTVDGEELLGSFLFSTNKAHDLAFVKGPDAKLHHAAFAVDSLHDVFKAADLLSMYEVPFDVTPTRHGITRGQTIYFFDPSGNRNEAFAGGYLSYPDMPTITWTEDKIGQGIFYHRRELSESFMKALT; this comes from the coding sequence ATGGCAAGAATTATGCGTTTAGGCCGTGTGGAATTAGCTGTATTGGACTTAGATAAATCAGTTGAATACTATACAAAGGTTATCGGGTTAGAAGAAACAGGACGTATGGGAAATAGTGTTTACTTAAAGGCATGGGATGAATTTGATCATCATAGTCTCATTTTAACCCAATCGAACAAGGCGGGATTAGTCCATTTGGCTTTTAAAGTAGAGACACTTGATGATCTTGCTTATTATGAAAGAAAAATAGAGGAATTTGGCTGTACAACTACTCGGATTTCGAGCCACACAAGATTAGCAGAAGGGGAAGCCGTTCATTTTATTTTGCCAACGGGACATCACTGTGAGCTTTATCATGAAATTGGTTTTCTAGGAAGCTCTGTGGGAACATTAAACCCTCATCCATGGCCATTAGAAGCAGTAGGGATTGCGCCACATCGTGTTGACCATTGTTTACTAACTGGGGACGATCTTAAAACAGTTACAAGATTTTTTATTGAAGCTTTAAACTTTAGACAAAGTGAAAGAATTACGACAGTAGATGGAGAGGAGCTATTAGGCAGCTTCCTGTTCTCAACGAATAAAGCCCATGATTTAGCGTTTGTTAAAGGACCTGATGCGAAGCTTCACCATGCTGCCTTTGCCGTGGATTCCCTTCATGATGTATTTAAAGCGGCAGACCTTTTATCCATGTATGAAGTACCGTTTGATGTAACGCCAACCCGTCATGGAATTACGCGAGGACAAACGATTTACTTCTTTGACCCATCAGGAAACCGTAATGAAGCATTTGCCGGTGGCTATCTCTCATATCCGGATATGCCAACCATTACGTGGACAGAGGATAAAATTGGACAAGGGATTTTCTATCATCGAAGAGAATTATCCGAGTCCTTTATGAAAGCACTGACCTAA
- a CDS encoding 2Fe-2S iron-sulfur cluster-binding protein yields MYKVSLKARNQQFDYPCAPEQTPLRAARDHFIPMPTGCQRGGCGMCKVKVLDGEFDHELTRSHEYLSDEELYNRYALACCMTPKSDLSIITSEDYEKHKKEAEALR; encoded by the coding sequence ATGTATAAAGTTTCCTTAAAGGCAAGAAACCAACAATTTGACTATCCTTGTGCTCCAGAGCAAACACCCCTACGGGCAGCGCGAGACCATTTCATACCAATGCCAACCGGCTGTCAGCGAGGTGGCTGTGGGATGTGCAAGGTAAAGGTATTGGATGGTGAGTTCGACCATGAATTGACGCGCTCCCATGAGTACCTTTCAGACGAAGAGCTTTACAATCGCTATGCTTTAGCCTGCTGCATGACACCTAAAAGTGACCTATCCATCATCACCAGCGAAGATTACGAGAAGCATAAAAAAGAAGCAGAAGCCCTTCGCTAA
- a CDS encoding YvrJ family protein, with the protein MEEFIPLISEVGFPIAVTLFLLYRIEAKLDSVVQSIQSLPERLSGK; encoded by the coding sequence ATGGAAGAATTCATTCCCCTCATAAGTGAGGTCGGCTTTCCAATTGCGGTTACCCTGTTCTTGCTCTATCGAATCGAAGCAAAGCTAGATTCCGTCGTTCAATCGATCCAAAGCCTACCAGAGCGATTAAGCGGGAAATAA
- a CDS encoding DUF2922 domain-containing protein, translated as MAKKLELHFTNGLGKTAKLTIDYPKEPVDKTAVKQVMDMVIAANIFGGDNHSFVIAKEARLVEHNVTDYEIV; from the coding sequence ATGGCAAAGAAGCTTGAGCTCCATTTTACCAATGGTTTAGGAAAAACGGCAAAGCTAACGATTGATTATCCGAAGGAGCCGGTTGATAAAACGGCTGTGAAGCAGGTAATGGATATGGTGATTGCCGCCAATATTTTCGGCGGTGATAATCATAGCTTTGTCATCGCGAAAGAAGCACGTCTTGTTGAGCATAATGTAACTGATTACGAAATCGTATAA
- a CDS encoding DUF1659 domain-containing protein, producing MAQTLAKSFKLQLTFETGMNESGKPILKRKTYAGVVDSATADQLYQVGQALASLSIHPLSTVEKNALYEVMA from the coding sequence ATGGCACAGACATTAGCAAAGTCATTCAAGCTGCAATTAACGTTCGAAACAGGGATGAATGAAAGTGGAAAACCGATTTTAAAGAGGAAAACGTATGCCGGGGTAGTGGATTCAGCTACAGCCGATCAGCTTTATCAGGTGGGACAGGCCTTAGCATCCCTTTCCATCCATCCGCTTTCAACGGTTGAAAAGAATGCACTCTATGAAGTAATGGCTTAA
- a CDS encoding sigma-70 family RNA polymerase sigma factor, with amino-acid sequence MDLEFEQLASKYSNMIYSIIHTLHIYKNQDDFYQIGLIALWDASKNFKPEKGKFSTYAYSFIKGRILCALKKEKQYDDQCFYPSEEYWNLLTVETELLEKETLLSHFRHLTDREQKWVLQHFYVGLSNREIARIENRKLATVRSCERRALQKLRRDDAHAFI; translated from the coding sequence ATGGACCTTGAATTTGAACAACTGGCCTCTAAGTATTCAAACATGATTTACTCGATTATCCATACTTTGCATATTTACAAAAACCAGGATGATTTCTATCAAATTGGCTTAATCGCGCTTTGGGATGCAAGCAAAAACTTCAAGCCTGAAAAAGGAAAGTTTTCCACCTATGCCTACAGCTTTATTAAAGGAAGAATTCTCTGCGCCTTAAAAAAGGAAAAACAATACGATGACCAATGCTTTTACCCAAGTGAAGAATACTGGAACCTATTAACAGTAGAAACTGAACTGCTAGAAAAGGAGACACTATTAAGCCATTTTCGCCATCTAACGGATCGTGAGCAAAAGTGGGTCCTGCAGCACTTCTATGTTGGTCTCTCCAATCGTGAAATAGCTCGCATAGAAAATCGAAAGCTAGCAACCGTCCGTTCCTGTGAAAGGAGAGCGCTGCAAAAGTTGAGAAGAGATGACGCACATGCTTTCATATAA
- a CDS encoding MerR family transcriptional regulator, producing MRIGEFAKKHNLSQDTISHYMDRGLLIAEKNGGQYRFNEYDHQVIERIKMLKRLNFSLAEIQEIMSFYRLEGENTNEFRHFYLSLLERKKQQIISEQKRFEKITEDLNHKIKDLQEEGNRSLNHLGLPFHAIGLLQCPECKNTLDINGGSIRKSMVLTADIQCDCGYQAQIEDGVYIDKNKKVIVENKNLPTKKEFLEAASPKFINLIYNGLNLLNHYLLKHTKEPGYIMELDSCSGRFLAQHIEHMPSTTTYVIVSDNKERLLNIKRDMEWQHQHQSFIFFYCDIDRIPLKHYSIDIVVDHWLTSNYAKRSNSFLFDHVSPFLKEEGLLLGAFPYLEKGLNNTGRVGKSIREVLNKDILIEKLADQNIFKLDMLEFGPVIENNPFMMDVMNNQTMYLALYSGRKRQNIRLISSEKKKIPVML from the coding sequence ATGAGAATAGGAGAATTTGCAAAAAAACATAATCTTTCCCAGGATACAATCAGTCATTATATGGATCGCGGTCTGCTGATTGCTGAGAAAAACGGTGGGCAGTATCGATTTAATGAATATGACCATCAGGTAATCGAAAGAATCAAGATGCTGAAAAGGTTGAATTTCTCCCTTGCAGAAATCCAGGAAATTATGAGCTTTTATCGGCTGGAAGGAGAAAATACAAATGAATTTCGTCATTTTTATCTATCCTTATTAGAGCGGAAAAAGCAGCAGATTATCTCTGAGCAGAAGCGATTTGAAAAAATAACCGAGGATTTAAATCATAAAATCAAGGATTTACAGGAGGAAGGAAATAGAAGCCTTAATCATTTAGGACTGCCCTTTCATGCAATCGGTCTTTTACAATGTCCTGAATGTAAAAATACATTGGACATTAATGGTGGATCGATCCGGAAAAGTATGGTCCTTACGGCAGATATTCAATGTGATTGCGGGTATCAGGCTCAAATAGAAGATGGGGTTTATATCGACAAAAATAAAAAAGTAATTGTTGAGAATAAGAACCTTCCAACGAAGAAGGAATTTTTAGAGGCGGCATCACCTAAATTTATCAACCTAATCTATAATGGACTCAATCTTTTAAACCATTATTTGCTTAAGCATACAAAGGAGCCGGGATATATAATGGAGCTCGATTCCTGCTCCGGCCGGTTCCTAGCACAGCATATTGAACATATGCCAAGCACAACGACCTATGTCATAGTCAGTGATAATAAAGAAAGATTATTGAATATCAAAAGAGATATGGAATGGCAGCATCAGCATCAAAGCTTTATCTTTTTTTACTGTGACATAGACCGGATACCCTTAAAGCATTATTCCATTGATATCGTAGTTGATCATTGGTTAACCTCTAATTACGCTAAAAGGAGTAATAGCTTTCTTTTCGATCACGTGTCTCCTTTTTTAAAAGAGGAAGGCTTACTACTTGGGGCATTTCCTTATCTTGAAAAAGGATTAAACAACACAGGACGAGTGGGAAAGTCAATTAGAGAAGTGTTAAATAAGGATATTTTAATAGAAAAATTAGCGGACCAGAATATCTTTAAGCTGGATATGCTGGAATTCGGTCCGGTAATTGAAAATAATCCCTTTATGATGGACGTAATGAATAACCAGACGATGTATTTGGCTTTATACTCGGGAAGGAAAAGACAAAACATCCGTCTAATATCTTCAGAAAAAAAGAAAATCCCGGTCATGCTGTAA